A region of the Silene latifolia isolate original U9 population chromosome 9, ASM4854445v1, whole genome shotgun sequence genome:
CTCACCATGAAAATTGCATTAAAGTTGAGCACATTTGCCTTGGGACTTAAAACAACAAGAATAGGCCTATCTTTGAAGTCCCATTCCAGTCTAAAGGCCTCTATTGCGCCGTCTTCAATTAGTGAAGGTTGATGAATAGAATACCAAGGCATCAAATTTTGCAAGGTCTCTAATTGATTTTGGACATCGTCTGACCCTGAGATCGAGTGCTTTAAGATGGGTATCCACACAATTACATCTCTTTCAGAGTCAATGGTAACATGCTTAAGATTTGCTATATCTTCAGAAGCAATGTTTAGCCCTGAGATGAGTAGGAGCACACGTTTCCCATTCAACACGTCGAGATTGTCCTGCCATACACATTACATAAAGCATTGAGGTTTCGAGCTTTAAAAGACCGTAGAGTAACAAATAGTCAACACGCCAAATTAAAAATTATTGCGAATttgcacaaataggattatagatccagttgtaccataagcattgtacaactaaggtataagaatccgagcttatatgtattttttctgagttaattcaaagttcatgtttGAATTTTGTCCAACTATTTGGTGTTATCAACGGGAGTTGGGCCGATTTTGGGCAACTTAATTAGGCAATCAACAAGAGTTGGGCTTTAGTAGCGGATATAGGTAGGCTTGGGAAGTGAGACCTACCTAAAGTGGCTCTACCATTTGGCTAGGGGATTTCATCGGTGGGAGTGAGAAAGACCTTAGTTGGGACTAAAATGTTTACCTTAAATGCCTTGGACTCGGTTGGGGGTTATTCACGAGAGTGAGACCTTTACAGACCCAAGAAACTACCTACACTCGAGAGGGTTAGGTTGTTAGACTAGCTAGCATTATCCCACTTGATCAATCCAAGGACATACCTTTCTGTTGGTCAGACTATGGTACAATGGATGCAAGTCTTTTTCTGGTTTGATAACTGTCTTCATCATTTCGACAACATCCGAATGGGTGTCAAGTCGTGGAAAGTTACGCCACTTGCCTGCTTAAATAAAATCGTATAATTTAAAATTATTGGTTGAGTGAAGTATTAGATGAAGTATTAGGAACACATTTACTTACTTGCTCGATCTTCAAATTCAGAGAATTTGAGCATCAACTCTTGGTTGAGTGATTTGAGCTTATCAAATTCCTTTGGATATGAAATCCCTACCAAATGTCTGTACATcacaatatataaatataaaataaactcAAAAGGAAATTCCATCAACTAACTCCTTGAATTATAGCTTTCCTAGACAAATCCAAGTTTTATTATGAATATATTTgacattaaaaaaaatattataattttaaATAGGCTGGCTTACTGATCAAGTCCCTTGCTAGACAAAATAATGATCTGGGTTGCAGCAACAATTGCACCTCTCATTATCCAGTACACATATATGGGAAATCGATTAGACTTTGTTAGTCCGACCCCGAACATTTCTTGAACAATAAAATAAGGTAGTTGTTGTACAATATAGATAAGGTGTTCGGTTGTATTAAGCAGGCTTTTGATGAAATCATTATTAGCTTCAATTTGAAACTTGTAAGCGTCTTTGTTTGCAGACGATGTCGGTTCCCTCTGACCGGCTGTCATGGGTTCGTTAACAGCGTTGTTGGCATAAATCCGGACAAGGAGCCAAAAATCCCCAAAGGTGATACCAAATGCTGTTAAAGTGAACACCAATCCTTTTTCCCAACTGAAGTTTCTTAAGTACTTGAGCACCCCAATTGTGACCGTGTGTGCATCGTTACCATTCAAAATCTCTCTTGTAACCTGCAATCATCACCTTTTTCACAATATATTTTTCAAAACACTATTACTAAATGTTCAAAATTATGAAAGAATTCCGACAATAATTTACAAAATGCACATTTAGTTTCCTTTTAAGACTGTTTTCTAATGTACAACGGTGTTATAATAGCTTTTTGATCTCATTTAATAATAGCGGGTTATTGAGGTTCATAAGTTAGTATAGGCCTTTGTACGTCGCAACATCAATTTGAATTCATGACAAATTATTGGTTGATAAATGATAATGAATTACCTGGCACGATACGCTTCCTATTATTTCTTGATTTTTTCTTATTTCGTCGTCCTCCGATAAGGCTTCCTGTATCAACTATCAAGAATTTTGCATAAACAGAGGTTATTTGTTAGAGTTTGAGTATGTACGAAAAAAGAATTGACAATAAAACTGCACGAATCGACTCCACTTTCataatagaataattcgacccttaaCAGTGCTTGGGTATAACGTTCTACTGAGATAAGAGGGTGCCCTCTAATTTTTGGCACAAAAAACAGAAACGTAATATAGAAATATTTTGTGTAGATTGTTATACGTTCCTTGATGCAAAAGAAGATTAATTTTTCTGTGTTATTTTCTTCTCATCCTTCATCTATATATATAGGAAGGATTTCGGGAAAAAGAGAAAACAGGGTGATGTATTTCTGAAGGGTTGCAACTCTTCAGAAATTCAGatgcaattaattaaattacgCGGAATTTAATTACTGCAATCCCGTCATAGTTATTCGAACGAAAACTATTCCGCAATCCGTAAATAATTATACGAGcgtacactccgtacttcccgaactcgTATTATATTATTTCGAAATTACCCATCAATGAACCGACCTTAATTACGCCAAATGAACCgataattactcttaaatcaccaacattaTTTACTTTAACAATAATACGAGATGTTATAATATTTATCTAAAAATAATACTCGTAATAAAGAGAAGgaatgagatttttttttttggtgagaaGACCATCATTTATGCGTTAATAATTTTTATATAATGTTTATTCTGTAAGAGTTTAACTCAATGTTATCGTACAACATATAGGTCAATCTTATATTAAAACATACTCGTACCTCGTTATATTCTCAATTGGCTCAACTCAATGTTACGCAttaaaaagaaacaaattttcttAACTTTTGAAGGAGCTAGACTgactatataattttttttttttttggcgtcAAATGAGCCATAATACAGAGTACTGAGTAAAGTACTCCGTATCAAATAAAATGTGGGCAAACAATTAAAGGAAACTTACCTTTGTACCTTCGTCTATGGTGTCTGTGGCACGGTTGATTAACTTCTCAACAATTGACAACTTAGGACGTATATAATCGTCAGAGGAATAAGTAGGAATGTGCAATTCTTGAAGTAGCGGCATAAGGTCGTCATCCGAGTACATCGGAGCTCTTTGCCGACCGTGCTCTCGAATGTTTTCCATGTTTGTTTGTGGCTTAAACTTACACTCTTTAGTATTTTTATACCGTCAAAAGTTAAGGAACTTTTCAGGTTATTGAATGTTATACGCTTAATGTTTTGATTTAAGAGTGAAGGTAAGAATAAAAGAATAGAAAACTTTGCTTTGATGCGTTACGTTCTCTACAGACACTTATGCTTTCTACAATTGCAAACTACAAACAAGATTGGAAGGATTCTTACTCTAATTTTGAGCATAACCTCTCATGAGAAGCAAAGGTTCGAAACTTCAAAATATTCCCTCTGTCCCAATTAtatattttatactccctcctatccactcttttcttcccattTAAGgtgggcacggagattaagggtggagtataatattgataaagatatgagtggggtttggtaattggagagaggtatgaatgattaggattaaatattaataaaggtgatgggtggggtttggttattagagagaggtaggaataattagaattaaatattaataaaggatatagtggggtttgatgagtggagagaggtatgagtataatattaataaaagctttctcaaaaaggaaaggggaagaaaacctgaataatccgttttaagaaatagggaagaaaagagtggatgggagggagtattatctTTGGTattttagagataattatcaGAAAATAATGTTATAATATCTTAGGATACTTTTAGAATATACCGTCTTACCCTCCAAGCTACTACAATTATAATTATAATGGTTGTGTTTAAAGTTTAAGGAGAGTAGATGGATGAGGTCAAATCACCCCGTCTTATTGTAGGTAGGATGAAATAAGTTACAAAACGACCACATCATCTCCCTACGAGATTAAATCGATAAGACCCTCGTAGTACTATCAAAACCCCTTAAATCCATTAGAGACGGAATCAAGAGAGCTACGAAAATTGTAACCCTCAATCCTGCAATAATAAATTCAATCTTGGAAAGTACCTCATTCGAGCAAAAGACATTTCAATGTACTCTTTGTGTTCATTCTTTCATTCCGAGTTATATTTGCGCGGTGCGGGTGAGTTTGGAGAGTCTTGAgttattaggatattaggcccattagggtTAGGTCACAAGATATGACGGCTACCGTATAGGGTTTAGGGtattgtaatttattatatatatcCTCGTATTCTGATCGATCAATCATCACATTATCAATAACAATTTACAATTTCCTTATGCAATCTTCTCCCTCCTATAATCTTATCATGAGTGAATCATTTTGAGGGTTAAACCATTAGAATTTTTGGTATAGGAGAGGAAAGATTTGTAGAATTAATAACAAAATTTCTCATTGATAAACGATATTATGGAATAATATCGAGATCATTCGGATATATCAAATGTATTATACGTATCTTAACAGTTTTTGGTTATTTTGTATTTAGTTCCTTTTATATACTTATATTAGGGAAGTAAATATTGTGTTGGTTGTATATAAGCTATGCCTTTGTATTGTTCGTTCAATCAATAAGATATACAATTCTATCTTTCCTTCTTCCTTCTGTCATTCGTTTTTCATGGCATCAGAGCGTATTTGATCCTGGttcatattttttttcctttcatcACGAAGATAATTAAGATGACAAAGGAAGACGGAATTCCCGTAAAATTTGATAAAAAATATGAGTCAATACCCCCTTCTTCACCATTATACCTTCATCCAAGTGAAAGCCCCAATCTTTCCTTATCCCATTCTTTTTTCGATGGGAATACTTATTCTTTGTGGGCGGATGCGGTTAGAAACGGTCTCGATGCTAAAAACAAATTGAGTTTCATCGAGGGTACCGTCAAGAAACCGGTGATTGTGGAAGGCGGTAGAGGCAATGGTGGACCCAATCAACAGGCACATGCGGCCACCGTGACTGAAGGAGAATTCCAGAAACAGAATTTAACTCCTGATGAGGTGATACAGTTGCGTAGCCTTTTGAGTAATAAGGGCAAAAGCAGCCAGCAGAATTCAGGTATGAAAAATAATCAATACGGTCGTTGGTTACTCGATAGCGGATGTTCGCATCACATGACAGGTAGACGAGAATTGCTAGATGATATTTGGCAAGGCAAGGTGTCTAC
Encoded here:
- the LOC141598939 gene encoding protein SIEVE ELEMENT OCCLUSION B-like isoform X1, which gives rise to MENIREHGRQRAPMYSDDDLMPLLQELHIPTYSSDDYIRPKLSIVEKLINRATDTIDEGTKLIQEALSEDDEIRKNQEIIGSVSCQVTREILNGNDAHTVTIGVLKYLRNFSWEKGLVFTLTAFGITFGDFWLLVRIYANNAVNEPMTAGQREPTSSANKDAYKFQIEANNDFIKSLLNTTEHLIYIVQQLPYFIVQEMFGVGLTKSNRFPIYVYWIMRGAIVAATQIIILSSKGLDQHLVGISYPKEFDKLKSLNQELMLKFSEFEDRASKWRNFPRLDTHSDVVEMMKTVIKPEKDLHPLYHSLTNRKDNLDVLNGKRVLLLISGLNIASEDIANLKHVTIDSERDVIVWIPILKHSISGSDDVQNQLETLQNLMPWYSIHQPSLIEDGAIEAFRLEWDFKDRPILVVLSPKANVLNFNAIFMVRIWQNLPIDSLTRVMERQLWEKETWNLELLINDIDPIIQEWIRDGSYILMYGGDDIDWIRNFIKQSQSVSCNLFVHVEMVYVGNSHNKDRGCKVEDVIMTEKLSHCLPESSRAYFWLRINSMVASKKRFGGINYHRDKLSQEILRFISHKEWALLAKGSTIIGQGPGRIAMTALEDIEKWRTMSLK
- the LOC141598939 gene encoding protein SIEVE ELEMENT OCCLUSION B-like isoform X2, yielding MENIREHGRQRAPMYSDDDLMPLLQELHIPTYSSDDYIRPKLSIVEKLINRATDTIDEGTKEALSEDDEIRKNQEIIGSVSCQVTREILNGNDAHTVTIGVLKYLRNFSWEKGLVFTLTAFGITFGDFWLLVRIYANNAVNEPMTAGQREPTSSANKDAYKFQIEANNDFIKSLLNTTEHLIYIVQQLPYFIVQEMFGVGLTKSNRFPIYVYWIMRGAIVAATQIIILSSKGLDQHLVGISYPKEFDKLKSLNQELMLKFSEFEDRASKWRNFPRLDTHSDVVEMMKTVIKPEKDLHPLYHSLTNRKDNLDVLNGKRVLLLISGLNIASEDIANLKHVTIDSERDVIVWIPILKHSISGSDDVQNQLETLQNLMPWYSIHQPSLIEDGAIEAFRLEWDFKDRPILVVLSPKANVLNFNAIFMVRIWQNLPIDSLTRVMERQLWEKETWNLELLINDIDPIIQEWIRDGSYILMYGGDDIDWIRNFIKQSQSVSCNLFVHVEMVYVGNSHNKDRGCKVEDVIMTEKLSHCLPESSRAYFWLRINSMVASKKRFGGINYHRDKLSQEILRFISHKEWALLAKGSTIIGQGPGRIAMTALEDIEKWRTMSLK